TGCTGTCGATCTGGCTGGGGTCAGACAGGAACTGCTGCATGCCCTTCATGCCTTCGTCGGCCATTTCCTTGGTCATGTCACGATCATAGAACTGGGCGATACCGCCGCGGGTTTGCGACAGGATCTGAAAGCCGATCTTCGAGATCGGATCTTCCGGTTCTTCTGCCTTGCTGTTGGCCGGCAAAGAACCCAGCCCCTTGGCCAGGCGGCCGCTGATCTCGGGCGTACCCACAAAGGCCAGGAAGGTATGCGCATCGGCCTTGTTTTTGGCTTTGGCCGGAATATGCAAAGACTCGACCGGGCCGTCTTCTGCCGTCGGTACCTTGCTGTCGATGATCGGGAACTGGAAATAACCCATGTTCGGTTTGACGTTGGCCGGGAAACCGGCAGAGATGAACGTCCCCATCAGCATCATGGCGGCCTTGCCCTGGAACAGGAACGGTTGGGCGGCATCCAGATCGTAAGAGAGCGCGTTGTCGATGAAATACTTGTCATCGATCAGGCCCTTCCACGTGGTGTAGACCTTCTTCACGCGGGCATCGGTGTACGGCACTTCACCGGCCATCAGTTTCTGGTGGAAGGCGTTCCCGTTCAGGCGCAGATCCAGGTAGTCAAACCAGCCCGCCAGCGTCCAGGCGTCACGCCCGCCCACGGCGATCGGGGCAATGCCGGCGGCCTTGAGCTTTTTGCAGGCATCAATGAACTGATCCCAGGTCTTGGGTTCGGCGCTGATGCCGACTTTCTGGAACAGATCCTTGCGGTAGAACATGCCCCAGGAGTAATACACCGTCGGCATGGCGTATTGCTTGCCATTCCAGGAGGACGCTTCTTTGGTCGAGGCATAGGTCTCGTTCCAGCCGTTCTTTGCCCAGTCGCCAGAAAGGTCTTCCAGCAGACCGCGGCGGGCGTAGTACGCCATGCGCTCGCCGTCATGCCAGTTCACCACATCCGG
This is a stretch of genomic DNA from Silvimonas iriomotensis. It encodes these proteins:
- a CDS encoding ABC transporter substrate-binding protein, which codes for MSKVRTRILGLTLAAAGLCYGAMAQAGTLAINVAFKGASQRAVWQSVFDDFKKAHPDIEMKVAFVDEEAYKVQLPGWLSSVAPDVVNWHDGERMAYYARRGLLEDLSGDWAKNGWNETYASTKEASSWNGKQYAMPTVYYSWGMFYRKDLFQKVGISAEPKTWDQFIDACKKLKAAGIAPIAVGGRDAWTLAGWFDYLDLRLNGNAFHQKLMAGEVPYTDARVKKVYTTWKGLIDDKYFIDNALSYDLDAAQPFLFQGKAAMMLMGTFISAGFPANVKPNMGYFQFPIIDSKVPTAEDGPVESLHIPAKAKNKADAHTFLAFVGTPEISGRLAKGLGSLPANSKAEEPEDPISKIGFQILSQTRGGIAQFYDRDMTKEMADEGMKGMQQFLSDPSQIDSILAQLETTRKRIYKK